One window from the genome of Enterobacteriaceae bacterium Kacie_13 encodes:
- a CDS encoding anthranilate synthase component 1 translates to MTQPKPRLELLTAQGSYRGDPTAIFHQLCGARPATLLLESSEVTSKENLKSLLIVDSALRITALGSRVSLQALTPNGASLLPLIDAALPAEIQNDVRPNGRELTFPSIDQMQDEDARLRSRSVFDALRSILTSVESPTEEREAMFLGGLFAYDLVAGFEDLPKLHADQRCPDFCFYLAETLLVLDHQNRTCRLQASLFTPSNDEKQRLHARLEQLQHQLQLPPHAIPHQSVPEMQLSVNQSDEVFGAVVEKMKVAIRAGEIFQVVPSRRFSLPCPSPLAAYETLKNNNPSPYMFFMQDNDFTLFGASPESALKYDATNRQIEIYPIAGTRPRGRRADGSLDLDLDSRIELEMRTDHKELAEHLMLVDLARNDLARICEPGSRYVADLTKVDRYSFVMHLVSRVVGTLRGDLDVLHAYQAVMNMGTLTGAPKVRAMQLISASEQTRRGSYGGAVGYFTAHGDLDTCIVIRSAYVEDGIATVQAGGGVVLDSVPQAEADETRNKARAVLRAIATAHNAKEVF, encoded by the coding sequence ATGACTCAACCAAAACCACGTTTAGAATTGCTGACCGCGCAGGGAAGTTATCGCGGTGATCCGACGGCCATTTTTCATCAGCTGTGTGGGGCACGCCCGGCCACGCTGCTGCTCGAATCCTCAGAAGTCACCAGTAAAGAAAACCTGAAGAGCCTGTTGATTGTAGACAGCGCCCTGCGCATTACCGCGCTGGGTTCACGGGTTTCATTACAAGCCCTGACGCCAAATGGCGCGTCTTTACTGCCGCTGATTGACGCGGCGCTGCCTGCTGAAATTCAAAATGATGTCCGTCCCAACGGTCGCGAGCTGACCTTCCCGTCCATTGACCAGATGCAGGACGAAGATGCGCGCCTGCGTTCGCGTTCCGTTTTCGACGCACTGCGCAGCATTCTGACCTCCGTCGAATCGCCAACGGAAGAACGTGAAGCGATGTTCCTCGGTGGGCTGTTTGCTTATGACCTGGTGGCCGGATTCGAAGATTTACCGAAACTGCACGCGGATCAGCGTTGCCCGGATTTCTGCTTTTATCTGGCAGAAACGCTGCTGGTGCTCGATCACCAGAACCGCACATGTCGTTTACAGGCCAGCCTGTTTACGCCATCGAATGATGAGAAACAGCGTCTGCACGCTCGTCTTGAACAACTGCAGCATCAGCTGCAACTGCCGCCACACGCTATTCCACATCAGAGCGTGCCGGAAATGCAACTGAGCGTGAACCAGAGTGATGAAGTGTTTGGCGCTGTGGTGGAGAAAATGAAAGTGGCGATCCGCGCCGGCGAAATTTTCCAGGTGGTTCCTTCACGCCGCTTCTCGCTGCCATGCCCTTCTCCGCTGGCGGCCTATGAAACGCTGAAAAATAATAACCCAAGCCCGTACATGTTCTTCATGCAAGATAATGATTTCACGTTGTTCGGCGCGTCACCGGAAAGCGCACTGAAATATGATGCCACCAACCGCCAGATCGAAATCTATCCAATTGCCGGCACCCGTCCGCGTGGCCGCCGCGCTGACGGTTCACTGGATTTGGATCTCGACAGCCGCATCGAGCTTGAAATGCGCACCGACCATAAAGAGCTGGCCGAGCATCTGATGCTGGTAGATTTAGCGCGTAACGATCTGGCGCGTATCTGCGAACCGGGCAGCCGTTACGTCGCTGACCTGACCAAAGTTGACCGTTACTCTTTCGTTATGCATCTGGTCTCCCGCGTTGTCGGTACGTTGCGCGGCGATCTCGATGTTCTTCACGCCTATCAGGCAGTGATGAATATGGGGACGCTGACCGGCGCACCGAAAGTCCGCGCCATGCAGCTGATTTCAGCGTCCGAGCAGACACGTCGTGGCAGTTACGGCGGCGCGGTCGGTTACTTCACTGCTCACGGTGATCTGGATACCTGCATTGTCATCCGCTCGGCGTATGTCGAAGACGGCATTGCCACCGTGCAGGCCGGCGGCGGCGTGGTTCTGGATTCTGTCCCACAGGCCGAGGCCGACGAAACTCGTAATAAAGCCCGTGCCGTGCTGCGCGCCATCGCCACCGCCCATAATGCGAAAGAGGTATTTTAA